The Cottoperca gobio chromosome 5, fCotGob3.1, whole genome shotgun sequence region CTGCTGACATACAGAAGTGCTGAGAGGAAACTACAGCAGTGCAGTGTGTATGCTTTCTTCACATAAAGATCACAGTTCCCTTAATTGGGTAACATGATTTAAATTTCTGCACACTGTTTTCCAACTTTACATCATCTGCACACATGTAAAGAATGGATTTCCTCTGACTAACACACTGCAGCCTTAATGGGCATCCAttaaataatgtacatttaaagacaGTGATTCTTTAGAGAATAACCTCATAGTCTACAAGACAGAACATCGTAATGATGTTTTCATTCTTCTGCGTTCAAACACACccagaatacatttaaatgcaattacCAAGATTGAcgcatgaatgaatgaattcaagCTATTGTAATGATGACCTACCATTCCCCAATAGCATCAGAATAATGTGATAATGAGCATTGAATCTGTTTGAGTATCCTGCTGCTATAACCAGGATATACAGGACAGTCTCGCATGGGCATCTATCTCAACGATGCTGTCTTgtatttcaatgtgtgtgtgtgcgtgtgtgcgtgtgtgtgtgtgtgtgtgtgtgtgtgaatgtgtgtgtgtgtgtgtatgtgcgtgtgtgtgtgtgtgtgtgtgtgtgtgtgtgtgtgtgtgtgagtgtgtgtgtgtgtgtgtgtgtgtgtgtgtgtgtgtgtgtgtgtgtgtgtctgtgacaaCAGAGTAAGCCGATAGGGATTTTCTGCTGTCTTTATCATCACTTGAAGTCAACCCTCAGGCcagatgtgtctctctctctttctgtgtgtgtgtgtgtgtgtgtgtgtgtgtgtgtgtgtgtgtgtgtgtgtgtgtgtgtgtgtgtgtgtgtgtgtgtgtgtgtgtgttatgcatATGTATGTCTGTTAGCTTTGGCCAAATGTGCTTTACGTTCAATCAACAAGAACATTTGCATTTAGAGCACTCCTAATCCCCCGCTGTTAACCTCGTATGTATCCATCAGATTGACAAACGTGTTATAGCTCGGTTCGTTTTCGTTTGCTGCTCCAAAGCAGTGACAGTAATCAGCAGCTGCTATTCAAATCCATTCACTGGACAGAAACAGCCCACAGAGCCTAATTATGACTCTCATTAAATTTAGAGCTTATTTTACTTCAACAGTGCATTAAAGGCTGACTGCAAGATGCCTCAATATCACTCCAGCATGATTTTGGAGACAGGAAACACGCCAAAATCCAGCAAATCAATACCCCAGAAGAAACATCAGGCAGTGTGGGATCACAGAGGTGGCCACATGCATTTTCAGAAAATTATGAATTAGTTCTTTACAATGGTGAGCTCAAGCTTGTggattttattgattttttgcTTAAATTAAAGAAGAAAGGGATGATTTTGGCAAATCATCTAAAGGCATTACATGAGAGGCTATTCATCAATTTGATCtagcctttttttttctgcaagGCTAAGCCTACCTTATTAACGGCAGCAACACACACCTGAACGATGCAACATGCTGAACCGAATATTGATAGGGGCTATACTTAGTTTGATCCCTGTCAGCAGCCTTTAAGCCTCCAGTCTTGTCTGGCCAGTATTTGATGTGTGCGCAAGATGAAAAGTGTAACCCCTAGCGTTAGCGTACACTGACTGCATGGAAAGGATGGAGATGGTTAGATGTAACTTACCCCGAGGATGACAGTGTCTTCTCCCTGAAATATTGGAATGAACTTATCTTCCCGAATAATTTCGGACTTGTTCAGAGGACGAAATCGACACAACACCTTGATATTGCATTCTGCATTAGCATCAGCCATGGTGGGGGAAATATAGTGCCGCGCTCCAAACAAATAAAGAGGAATTTCtttatctaaaaaaaataaaaattattccCTGTGCAATTTCCCGAGAACCACCTGGGCGCAGGCTGAAACCACCGGCTACATGCAAAGCGACACTGGCAGGCGAAGCATTTGGATGAATGAACAACTACGAGTTTTGGGAGAGACTAAAGCCGAATtcatttaagaaatgtaaagcaaaaacaaaaaaaaacccgtAGAGATTGTTTCTTCTTTCGAATTCCCTCGAACCAAACTCGCGGTGGAGAACAGATGGAGAGTTGTAAATGGGAGTATATTCCACACTGGTCCGGTCGGCAGTGTCTGGATAGGCTGCAGGCTGCTCAGAAGCATGGTTTGCATCACTGTCATCCCTGCGCTCTCACTGGGGGCGGGGCGATGTAAAGTAGCAACTCCAAATCCTCCCTCATCAGCACCGCTGAGCAGAGGGGCcgaggagcagggaggagagctcctactctgctttttattcccGCAACCACAACTAAACTGGCCTCGACAAAAAAAGTTAACTTTTAACCATTACACACTTTAGTTTCAGGTGGAGCACACAAAGCTGAAGGTGGTGCTTGTTGCATCTGGTGAGATATTCTTGGTGGCCAGTAGCTTTTAGGCAGAGCATCTCTATTTTGTTCACGTCTGCACCAGACTGGTCGTCATGGCAATGCTGTTTTGCATGGGTAGTCATGCGGGAACCAAACAAAGGCTCCTTCATTTTTGCCAAAAGATAGTCCATTGATGTACTGCACTTTTATCAAGATGGAAGACTCGAAGAAGACggattaaaattaaaataatagtcAAAGTTTTATCAGTTTAGATATCCTGACTTGTATTCCCTGGTGATCAAGCTCAAAACACGGAGGATACTACATTTCCCAAATGCTCAATTGTATTTTTCAATAGACCCTCACTAAATGAACTTTAAAAAGCCACCGAAGACATTATACATCTGTTTCCACAGGCGTATTACCCGTCATGACAAGTAATGATGTGCCATAGTACTATAGAAGACAAAGCCATGGGCAGTTATGTGTATTGTGCTCTAGATAATTGGGCCTAAGGATGATGCTCAGATAGATTCTAGTCCAATCATGTGGTTGGTCAGTAGTAGGAGTAATAGGTGGGAAGGTCTGGGGAAAATCaataaacaatagaaaaaaaatGAGCTGATTCATAAACCTGTGGCAGCTGGTCAGTGTCATGTTTCACAATATTGTATGTAAGACTGGTACCAAATTATATATATGCAACATGATGTTAATTATGCTACTTGTATTGTAAAttatatgaaataatatataatgtgtattatGTTGATATACAGTAAGTGATAATATGAAAAACATTCATTACTAGAACatatcacattatatattacatagtatatgtaattattagacttttgaaaatgtatttcatactATGCGTGGATTTTGCTTGCAGTGATTTGATAATTTTAGAATTTGTATCTACTATAAAATATGTGTTATGGTATTTGTAACAAATGTAACATAGGTAACATAATTTTACCGGCTTTCAAAAaggtaaacacattttttaaattattattttcacttttttttttaatttaattaagaaaTATACAACAGTACTCTATCATACTTTATATCGGTCCTTCTAGATAAAGTAGGGGAAAGAAATCCGGACAGAGTGAATCATCTTCTTAATTGACCGTCTTTGTGTCGTTGATTGGTTTGCTCGGACTTTTAGCGCCATCTTGTGACAACTCTGCCGGAattcaaacttttatttatttttttaaataaagatataatCATTTTGTTGTTGAAGGCATTTAGttgttaaatattttatgagTGCGACAGGAAATACTGCGtttgatagaaaaataaaataaaactagaaaGGGGACTAACAGAGCGCATGCGTACAAAGTCTCCACTTTGTCGGGAGTGTTTGATTTGTTGGTTTTTGCAGACCGTTGAACTCTTTCCAATCCTCGTAGCGAACCTATCACCGCCCGTCCGCCTGTGCTTGGTAGAAAACGAACGTCCATGCTGTCAAATCAAGCCAGTGACCACATCAGCCTAGAAACCTCCGCCGGCTGAGAGACTGCTGGCTCATCTACCGTTTGCTTTTATTGCAATTTGATTAGGTTCATCGATAGTTTACACGTTTTAACAACTGTTATTATAATCTATCGTCGTTTGTTGATCTCGTCTTTACATCCCGTTGACAATGGCTGATCCTAAATACGCAAACTTGCCAGGAATTGTAAGTGGCTATCGCTAGCAGACAGATTAGCTCGTTTGCTACTTGGCTATGCTAGCTCCGAGCTGTGACAGCTAAATTAGCTAACATCCCAACTGTTTATTCTTTCGTCTGCTTATTgtttgatgttattatacatcTAGCGGTTAAAATCGTAGATGTGTGGTTGCTACATGTTCAGCTAATGTTGTGATACAAGCCACCAGAGGCTAAGGGCTAGCATATACGTGTTGTTGAATGGGCCGGGGCGTTGGCCAGGCTAATGGCAATAATCGGGATATCTGATCGTTTGAGATATTGTTTACCTAATATTGTTTACCTGTTTTTATTAGGCCTTTAATGAGCCGGACGTGTACGAGACCGGTGACCTTCCAGAAGATGACCAGGCTCAGTTTGAGTCGGTAAGTGGACGCTGCATATTAAGATACCCTAACAAGtgttatatactttatataactGTGAAAGCACCAATTTCTTCATTGATATAAGTGTGCATTATCCCTGCCGTGATTAAACGCCTAACCACGCAATTACTTGGCTTACTATTACTGCTTGCACTGCAAAGTACTGATTGTAGCttaactgtactgtatacttgtgtttctttaaaataataataataataataataataataataataagctgtCTCTGCGTTTGTGCAGTCCTTAGGATATGTAGggcaaattaaaattaaatcgTGTTATCCACCAAAAGTTGTAAGATCACATCTGACCATCTCTTGAATTTATTTAAGCCCAATGaataatttcacatttatatgaaaatgttatgtttctagaaaaatatgaatattttcatatttataaaaaatgccAAGATGCCCTTTTCAGGTTGTTTGAAAGTCCCATCCGAAGACCTACTGCCGATGTTTATAACTATGTCATGGTCTTGTGACTCTTAGAAAAGTCTATTACTGTCTTACTGCCATCCCACTGTTTAGCCGAGTTAGTGGTGGCGTTGCTAGAGTACACTATTCTTTAACAGTGCTATTGCAAAGCGCTTCATAAACAGTTGAGGGGATGCTGGTCTGACATTGCTTTACACTGTCTGGACGGTTTACTGACCAGCTGAGTGAAACCTAATTGGCATTTTCCCTTCCATGTTTCCACATTCGTTCTTCCCAAACCCTTGCCCTTGTTTTGACTCTTCCCCACCCCTCCTGGGACCCTAGTTTGTACAAGTAAGATTGGCTCCATTTTACTCTGTGAGCTTAATGCCATGCTTTTTTTGCATGTTGTTTAATCGCATATCCATTTTTCCTACCTCTATTGACTGAGATGAAATGAGAAATGAATCGATGGAGTGATTCTTTTTGTGCTCTGTAATTCATCACTTGTTGATTGATTTGAAGTTTATTTTCCTCCTATTTGTGCTGTtcaattaaacaatttaaagGGACACAGATGTTGATGGGGTTCAGCAGCACTATAATTAGAAAAGTGTTTTGTCTATTTGTTTGAGATATTTCCCTTTTAACCTGTCATAATGTTTAACAGTTGCTTCCTGCCTCACCACACGTTTTTGACTAACTGGACCTTTTTTAAGGCCCCTATACACTGTGTGATTACATCTTGACAGTTCGTCGCATGTCACGCTTGGATACAATGGATTTACTATAATAACATTTGTGCAGGACTGTACATTATCAAATATGAGACATGTCAGACTGTTCGATGAATCCCTGGTGAATCCTAGCACCTTTTGGTTTATGCCGATTACTTTATTCAAGTATGTTGTGTGGATCACTGCTTTCTACATCAAGTCATGTAGGGATGCAACAGATTGGTATCTACACTGACCTAACTTAATAATAGTAAAAGTTCTTAAGTGGATCAGGTAGACGTGACTGATCCACAGATGGAGTTTCTTTGTCAGTGTCATTGTAACATTCCATGTGTCCGCTCTGTTACTTTCATTCGGTCCCGGTAGGTTTACTTTTTAGTGCCACAACCATCCCTGGCTTCATGTTACTTCTCTAAAGAAAGGAATTGGATCGATCTAGCCTGAGTCCCATGCCATATTCAGATTGGTTGTTTTCTAGATTGTAGAAGTCAAATTGAGAATTTGGTCCCAAATTTCTGGTGCCGTCAGACCTTTGACTCGGACTTTCTTTGGTGGATAGGACATGTCTCACAGTGTTATCTAGGACCTCCATCTTGGATTGATGACCAAATATATAATTGCATTTCTCTGGGACAGCCCAAAATCACACTGTGTATCAGGGGCCTTAACTTGGATATACTTCATTAACCGCTTTGGTTTAGTCTAGCAAATTCATTTAGCATGTTATTTTTGAAACAACTCACCCTGATGAATGATAGATTACAATTTCTGTAACAGAATGCATTTTAGGCCTTTTTTGAATTTCTTAACTTTTGACTCATggattgtttgtattttttaaacgCTAATAATGCTGGGAGACCTACGATGCCCTCCCATGAGGGCATATGGTCACACGGCATTATGACGTGCAGTATGGTATCAAAGGAGAAAgtaatttgtttgtgttaatgGACCATCTTACCACCCTGAATcggggaagagagaaagaactGAAGActgcagtgtgaacagtgtgtcTCCAGGGTTTTTAGCAGCAACTCTCAGAACACTGctttctttcttatctttcCCCGACCCTGGCCAACTGTTCCTGTGTGCATGGCATGTGATAACTACATTAAtctgtgttgtctctctctctctctctctctctctctctctccccctacttttttctctccctctgctcttccGTTACTTTCTCTAACTCTCTTTGGAAACCCAAGGAGCTGGTAAGAGCCTGACTAACTCCCctcctcactcttcctccccctcctcctaaCATCTGTGTATCCGTctcgtgttgtgtgtgtttcgtTGGTctgtctttataaaaaaaaaaaaaaaaatccaatctGTGTGTGAGCCCGGACTCATGTCATCTTTCTGTATGTGTCAGTGGTGTTTTAATCTTCCCCATATCCTCTAGTTCATCATAATTGATCACTAGGAAGTTTTGATCAAATgatgcacttttcttttttctttgctcCCCAGAATCACTAATCAAAGAACTGTAATTTTAGAAAAGAAAGTGTTAGTCCAGCTTTCCAGTCACATAACATTGATTTTATAGTACATAGTAGACTTATACTATATGGATGACAAGATGATCTTAAAAATCTGCAACCAGGCCAATGTAAAACTATGGCTATGAAATGTCATgttgctcttttctctcttacCTGCTGGTACTCTAAATTATTTGTGAAATATTCTGGTTCTGGACAGCCCCAAACTACGGCTGTGAAGCTCTTTCAGATTTTCATGATTCATGgctacaatgtttttttaattcctgAGGGTGTCTAACCTTTTGTAAGCAATAATACACTCATTCACTTAACCACATAATTCATTATCTTTTAAATCAAACTTTGGGGCAATGATCAAGCATAGAGTTTCCTCTCGGATCTTACCAACCTGTCAACATATTTCAAGTCTACCTTGGGCTTTGAGAGTTTTGTTTCATTGGCTCAGTAAACCAAGGCTCATTTGAAGTCTTTGCTGTCTTTATAGTCTAACATCCAATATAAGATTCTTTTTATGTTcaactgattttcttttttcctggTATTTTCAATGACAGGAGGAGCTCTGCAGCGACAGCGTGGAGAGGATCGTGGTCAACCCCAACGCAGCCTACGACAAGTTCAAAGACAAGCATGTGAACACCAAGGGCCTTGGTCAGTTCTTAGTGGATAATAACTTATTACGTAACATCACCTTTAGTATGGATTGAGAGTCTCaaccaattaaaaaaatgatctGTAATGACTGTATTGCTTATACAGagaggtgtttctgttatttagtCTGCCCTTGTTCAATAAAttgggtggacaaaataatgaatacacCTTTTTTGTAGAATGCAATTCAGTTGAACAGCACCACCGACCGCAGTCTCCAAAATGATcataaagttgaatcaacacttCTCTAAAGCAATcgtaaaaaaacatcttttattGACATATATATGTCATGAGGGTAGGATTTACTGCAGCACGGTTGCATTGCACCTCATTAATTGCACCTAgttgtacctaataaactggctaGTGGTTGTATTCCTTCATTAAGGAGGTTTCTGAGGTTTTGATGACCTCAGTGAGTCTTGTGACCAATTGTCATAAATACTaagcaaacaaaagaagaatTACACGTCCTCTTTTTAGAATAGCTTTTACAAAATCTAAAAGAGAAACATCAATGACTTAAAACAACAGATGCTACAGATGCTACCACCAACCGGtctgccttttctttgtcttcttctccgtcttctTGTCTCTCATGATAACCCATTCGTCTTCTTTTCACAGACTTCTCGGACAGAATCAGTCGAAGCAGAAGAGTGGGCTACGAGTCAGGAGACTTTGAAATTGTGAGTACATTTTGTTCAGCACAAATTCATTACTTTCCTTTTGTTGTATTCTTTTCCACGTGTTTTCTGATGAAGTCAAGTGTCTGCTCTCGCTGTGCTGGACTCACTTTGCTGTCGTGTAATATTCATACAATTCCTCTGCTTTCTCACCTTTTGTTCAGCTTGGAGAGGGCTGTGGAGTGAAGGAGACGCCACAGCAGAAATACCAGCGCCTGGTGAACGAGATCCAGGAGCTCACTCAGGAGGTGGATTCCATCCAGGTGATCTGACAGCGAGACACACGCATACGGCCAGGCACACCTCTTCCTACCCATCCCGCTCTGATTACCTAGCCTTTAGTTTGCTGACTGCACACAAATTAAAAGGGactttcctccactctgctcCCCCTAACCACATCTTCATGTATTTATTCAGGGTAGTGCAACCTTTAGTTCAATTTCAGAGGTGGAATATTTATACCCAGTTCTTACTGTTGCACTAGAGACCTGAGCTTTATATGGTGTGTGCACTGAAGCCTTAAATTCGCCCTGAACATGAGCTGATTTAAAACTACTGCAATTTCCTCTCAGTCTTATATTGACCCCTCAATCCTGAAGCTGTCACTAACTTGGATACACGCAGAGCAGTGTCTGTGTCGAATGCTAAATTGTAATTCAATCAGTGAATTGGCAGTTTTTTTGGGACGGCTCGGTGGTTTATAGCTTATACAGGCTACGCTGGCAAAATACTATGTGCAGCCTGCCTGTGAGGAACCAGCTGCTTCCCCCTTAAAGTCATTGATTTGCTCCAAGTAAAGTGTGGCCATTCATCAGGGTGAATGGATGCATACTGTTGTTTGCTTAGatcaggggtccccaaactttttcctgtgagggccacataacttttcccttctctgatgggggccggggtcagtttgtaacagaaaaagtgtgacgatcgcaggggtgcctaaacgtaaacatttattgttttccagaaagccacacataaccaaatattaataaccctctctgggttcttcacagaaaaaataaagtttcacttgttccaaaagcagcgcaagtttcacctcaaatgcttttatgtgaGAATACATGTCGCAAATGAGTTCCCCCTGGCCTTGTAGCTGCAAGTTAGGGCtgttcagcatttctgtcacGTCTGTTAAAAATGCGAGGTGCCATTTCCATTCTGGGTCGATCAGCTCTGGGACCGTTTTGTcttttgaatgaagaaatgcGTTAATTTTGGGTAGCAGCTCGTAAAAACGCCTCAAAACTCTGCCCCGGCTGAACCATAGGACCTCTGTGTAGTACAGCACATCGCCGTGCGCAGGCTCCAGTTCAGACAGGAATTGTTGGAACTGCCTGTTTAAGTCCCTTTGCTCTGATGAAGTTTATGCATGACACCACAACCTTCATGACAGAATCCCACTTCAACACTTTGCAGCACAGTGCCTGCTGGTGAATTAGGCAGTGGACTTGTAGCGGGGCGGTGAGACCCCGTTCTTCCATCTCCCAGTACATGCGTCCTATTAGACCCCGAGACGCGCCCACCATACTAGGAGCCCCGTCAGTCGTGATGCTGGCAAGCTTTGACCAGTCTAGGTCCAACTCTTCCATGGTTTGGCGTACTTTGCCGAAAATATCCTCCCACGCTGTAGTCCCTTTGAGACTTTGGAGGGCTGCCAGCGCCTCGCACATCTCAAAGTTTGCGCTAACTCCACGaataaaaatgagcagctgCGCTGTGTCTTGCACGTCCGTGCTCTCATCCAGtgctaatgaaaaaaagtcaagTTCTTtcgtcttctgctgcagctgggcatATACATTACCCCCGATTTCTTCAATGCGTCTGGTGATTGTACTCGCCGACAGACTCACGGCATTAAAGACATCTTTCTTCTCGGAACACACCTCTTCCGTGAcagcattcaaacatttcttgacAAACTCCATCAGTGAAAGGTTTACCGCTGCTCGTTATCAGTTGAGCAACCCGAAAGCTGGCTCGAACGGATGACTGgtcgcatttggccttgcaagttatcatatttgtctttgtgacgggattcatagtgtcggcgcagattgtattctttgaataccgccaccgcctcttgacagatgagacaaacagccttttctttgcattgaacaaaaaaagaatcgtttgaccactgcaggttaaataccctgcattctgaatcaatttttctcttacctaaccttttcgccattattccgttctatttgacaggggctagtctaggattcgcgaggccagactgaaaaaaaaatcataatgcggctctggtattgttcagggggccgggccaaatgtggaggtgggccgtatccggcccgcgggccttagtttggggaccactggctTAGATGGACCAGGTTAACTAACTACCAGCTACAGCAACTCATCCAAACCCAGGTTAAAAAATACTGGCATATCCCCAATTCTGTTCTGTGTACTGTGTTAATATTGGAACAAATCAATTTAAATACATAGTTCTAAACTGCCTGTTTACGTATACAGTAAGTTTGAATTCTTTTCATTTGGCATGGGACACATGTTCTCTGTGAACAACATACCTGGTAGGCCCAGACAGACTTCTAGTTCCCGATTTCATCACCCTCTGCCTTGTTGTTTGAAAAATCAACTGTGTAGAACTCAGTTACTCAAAGACCGCGGTGTCCGTCTGCTTCCAGGCTGCCACAAAGGAAAGCAATGCAGAGGAGCGCCTGACCCCGGTGGTACTCGCCCAGCAGGCATCCCAGCTCAAACAGCAGCTGGTTTCTGCCCATCTCGACTCACTGCTGGGTCCGCAGGCACACATCAACCTGGCTGACCCAGATGGAGCGCTGGCCAGGTGAGCTGAGAGGGAGGGTGACAAGACAATAAAGCAAGAGGACAAGCATCTGGAATCTGAAGCCTGATGCAACAACCTATGAGACCCTGACAGAGTAACGAGGTAGTAGGCAGGGGATGGATGGAAAGGGGTAGCTTGAAGATGTAGAGGAAGTCCACAATAGATGGTTGGAGGGAACGACAGGGGAATTGATTTCAATGAGCCTAGTGGAATCCAGATATAAGGAGTGAGAGAGTAACGAGGGCAAGGCAGTACAGCTGGTATCGACTGCCCAcataaagcccccccccccaccccccctaaTCTCAGTGTAGCACTAGCTGGGGAGCACAAGAACCGGTGGATAGATGATTGAGGAAGGGAAATAAAAACTGAAGCCGGGGATAGATTAACAGAGAGGCTATAGAGAACCAAAACATACTGTTGTGACATGTTGGACCAAAACTAAAGATAGACGGGGAAAGACTGACACaagtgagagaggggggaatAAACAGATCTAAACTCACCTTGACCTTGCTGTTTGCTTGAAAGATTTGTAGCATAAGAGAAGGGGGATGGGCACAGCAGCACATGGAGCTGATAACAATATTGAACATGCagttcttttgttttcccttcCTTCCCCCAGGCGTCTTCTCACCCAGCTGGAAGTGGCCAAGGGCAGTCGTGGCAGCGCCACAGGAGACAGCAAGCCGACGGCATCGGCTAAGGGCCCAGATGGAGTGGTACTCTACGAGCTGCACAGCAGACCAGAGCAGGAAAAATTCAACGAGTCTGCCAAGGTGAAGTGGAAAGCAAGGAGGAGGGAAGCGGAGTCAAGTGTTTGGGATGAATGCACTCGAGAAATAAGCAAAATATGATGCCAGACGTGTTTTTTCGTTTTCATTCTCATGAGAGGTGTGTTAGAATATTTGATGGCAAATAAACGGGACAAAAGgc contains the following coding sequences:
- the dctn2 gene encoding dynactin subunit 2 isoform X1, which translates into the protein MADPKYANLPGIAFNEPDVYETGDLPEDDQAQFESELEELCSDSVERIVVNPNAAYDKFKDKHVNTKGLDFSDRISRSRRVGYESGDFEILGEGCGVKETPQQKYQRLVNEIQELTQEVDSIQAATKESNAEERLTPVVLAQQASQLKQQLVSAHLDSLLGPQAHINLADPDGALARRLLTQLEVAKGSRGSATGDSKPTASAKGPDGVVLYELHSRPEQEKFNESAKMAELEKRLAELEMAVGSGSDKQGPLSAGVQGGSLMDTIELLQARVSALDSATLDQVEARLQSVLGKMNEIAKHKAAIEDAETQNKVSQLYDVVQKWDAMSTSVPQVVQRLVAVKELHEQAMQFGQLLTHLDTTQQMINNSLKDNNTLLTQVQQTMKENLGAVEENFSALDQRMKKLSK
- the dctn2 gene encoding dynactin subunit 2 isoform X2; the encoded protein is MADPKYANLPGIAFNEPDVYETGDLPEDDQAQFESEELCSDSVERIVVNPNAAYDKFKDKHVNTKGLDFSDRISRSRRVGYESGDFEILGEGCGVKETPQQKYQRLVNEIQELTQEVDSIQAATKESNAEERLTPVVLAQQASQLKQQLVSAHLDSLLGPQAHINLADPDGALARRLLTQLEVAKGSRGSATGDSKPTASAKGPDGVVLYELHSRPEQEKFNESAKMAELEKRLAELEMAVGSGSDKQGPLSAGVQGGSLMDTIELLQARVSALDSATLDQVEARLQSVLGKMNEIAKHKAAIEDAETQNKVSQLYDVVQKWDAMSTSVPQVVQRLVAVKELHEQAMQFGQLLTHLDTTQQMINNSLKDNNTLLTQVQQTMKENLGAVEENFSALDQRMKKLSK